One genomic window of Cinclus cinclus chromosome 6, bCinCin1.1, whole genome shotgun sequence includes the following:
- the GRK2 gene encoding beta-adrenergic receptor kinase 1 isoform X2 — translation MADLEAVLADVSYLMAMEKSRAAPAARASKRIVLPEPSIRSVMQKYLEDRGEVTFDKIFTQKIGYLLFRDFAFNQAEEAKPLMEFYEEIKKYEKLDSEEERAARSRHIFDHYIMKELLACSHPFSKSATEHVQSRLSKKQVPPDLFQPYIEEICQNLRGGIFQKFIESDKFTRFCQWKNVELNIHLTMNDFSVHRIIGRGGFGEVYGCRKADTGKMYAMKCLDKKRIKMKQGETLALNERIMLSLVSTGDCPFIVCMSYAFHTPDKLSFILDLMNGGDLHYHLSQHGVFSEAEMRFYAAEIILGLEHMHSRFVVYRDLKPANILLDEFGHVRISDLGLACDFSKKKPHASVGTHGYMAPEVLQKGVAYDSSADWFSLGCMLFKLLRGHSPFRQHKTKDKHEIDRMTLTMAVELPDSFSPELRSLLEGLLQRDVNRRLGCMGRGAQEVKEEPFFKDLDWQMVFLQKYPPPLVPPRGEVNAADAFDIGSFDEEDTKGIKLLESDQELYRNFPLTISERWQQEVTETVFDTVNADTDKLEARKKAKNKQLGHEEEYAMGKDCIMHGYMAKLGNPFLTQWQRRYFYLFPNRLEWRGEGESPSLLTMEEIDSVEETQVKERKCILLRIRGGKQFVLQCDSDPELVQWRKELRDAQRQAQQLLQRVPRMQNKPRSPVVELSKVPFIQRSPNGL, via the exons ATGGCGGACCTGGAGGCGGTGCTGGCGGACGTGAGTTACCTGATGGCCATGGAGAAGAgccgcgccgcgcccgccgcccgcgCCAGCAAGAGGATCGTCCTGCCCGAGCCCAG CATCCGCAGCGTCATGCAGAAGTACCTGGAGGACCGGGGAGAGGTGACGTTTGACAAGATCTTCACGCAGAAGATTG GCTACTTGCTTTTCCGGGATTTTGCCTTCAACCAGGCCGAGGAGGCCAAGCCCCTAATGGAATTTTACGAGGAG ATCAAGAAGTACGAGAAGCTGGACTCGGAGGAGGAGCGAGCTGCCCGCAGCCGCCACATCTTTGACCATTACATCatgaaggagctgctggcctgCTCCCAC CCCTTCTCCAAGAGCGCCACGGAGCATGTCCAGAGCCGCCTGAGCAAGAAGCAGGTGCCCCCAGATCTCTTCCAG CCCTACATTGAGGAGATCTGCCAAAACCTGCGTGGAGGCATCTTCCAGAAATTCATTGAGAG TGACAAGTTCACGCGGTTCTGCCAGTGGAAGAACGTAGAGCTGAACATCCAT CTCACCATGAACGATTTCAGCGTTCACCGAATCATCGGCCGCGGCGGCTTCGGGGAGGTCTACGGCTGCCGGAAAGCAGACACGGGCAAAAT GTATGCCATGAAGTGCTTGGACAAGAAGCGCATCAAGATGAAGCAGGGCGAGACGCTGGCCCTCAACGAGCGCATCATGTTGTCCCTCGTCAGCACTGGG gaCTGCCCGTTCATCGTGTGCATGTCCTACGCCTTCCACACGCCCGACAAGCTCAGCTTCATCCTTGACCTCATGAACG gggGGGACCTGCACTATCACCTGTCCCAGCACGGCGTCTTCTCGGAAGCAGAGATGAGGTTCTATGCGGCCGAGATCATCCTGGGCCTGGAGCACATGCACAGCCGCTTTGTGGTGTATCGTGACCTCAAG CCTGCAAACATCCTCCTGGACGAGTTCGGCCACGTCCGCATCTCCGACTTGGGCTTGGCCTGTGACTTCTCCAAGAAGAAGCCCCACGCCAGCGT gggCACCCACGGGTACATGGCGCCGGAGGTGCTGCAGAAGGGGGTGGCCTACGACAGCAGCGCCGACTGGTTCTCGCTGGGCTGCATGCTCTTCAAGCTGCTCCGGGG GCACAGCCCGTTCCGGCAGCACAAGACGAAGGACAAGCACGAGATTGACCGGATGACCCTCACCATG GCCGTGGAGCTGCCGGACTCTTTCTCCCCGGAGCTGCGTTCCCTGCTCGAGGGGCTGCTGCAGCGGGATGTCAACCGGCGCCTGGGCTGCATGGGGCGAGG gGCGCAGGAGGTGAAGGAAGAGCCCTTCTTCAAGGACCTGGACTGGCAGATGGTGTTCCTGCAGAAG TACCCGCCACCCCTCGTCCCGCCCCGTGGTGAGGTGAACGCGGCCGATGCCTTCGACATCGGCTCCTTTGACGAGGAGGACACCAAGGGTATCAAG ctgctggagagCGACCAGGAGCTGTACCGCAACTTCCCGCTCACCATCTCGGAGCGCTGGCAGCAGGAGGTCACCGAGACTGTCTTCGACACCGTCAACGCCGACACCGACAAGCTGGAGGCTCGCAAAAAGGCCAAGAACAAGCAGCTGGGCCACGAGGAGG AGTACGCCATGGGCAAGGACTGCATCATGCACGGCTACATGGCCAAGCTGGGCAACCCCTTCCTGACACAGTGGCAGCGCCGCTACTTCTACCTCTTCCCCAACCGCCTGGAGTGGCGCGGGGAGGGCGAGTCGCCG TCCCTGCTCACCATGGAGGAGATCGACTCGGTGGAGGAGACGCAGGTGAAGGAGCGCAAGTGCATCCTGCTCCGCATCCGCGGGGGCAAGCAGTTCGTGCTGCAGTGCGAC AGCGACCCCGAGCTGGTGCAGTGGCGGAAGGAGCTGCGGGATGCGCAGCGCCAGgcgcagcagctgctgcagcggGTGCCCCGCATGCAGAACAAACCCCGCTCGCCCGTGGTGGAGCTCAGCAAAGTGCCGTTCATCCAGCGCTCCCCCAATGGGCTCTGA
- the GRK2 gene encoding beta-adrenergic receptor kinase 1 isoform X1, producing the protein MADLEAVLADVSYLMAMEKSRAAPAARASKRIVLPEPSIRSVMQKYLEDRGEVTFDKIFTQKIGYLLFRDFAFNQAEEAKPLMEFYEEIKKYEKLDSEEERAARSRHIFDHYIMKELLACSHPFSKSATEHVQSRLSKKQVPPDLFQPYIEEICQNLRGGIFQKFIESDKFTRFCQWKNVELNIHLTMNDFSVHRIIGRGGFGEVYGCRKADTGKMYAMKCLDKKRIKMKQGETLALNERIMLSLVSTGDCPFIVCMSYAFHTPDKLSFILDLMNGGDLHYHLSQHGVFSEAEMRFYAAEIILGLEHMHSRFVVYRDLKPANILLDEFGHVRISDLGLACDFSKKKPHASVGTHGYMAPEVLQKGVAYDSSADWFSLGCMLFKLLRGHSPFRQHKTKDKHEIDRMTLTMAVELPDSFSPELRSLLEGLLQRDVNRRLGCMGRGAQEVKEEPFFKDLDWQMVFLQKYPPPLVPPRGEVNAADAFDIGSFDEEDTKGIKLLESDQELYRNFPLTISERWQQEVTETVFDTVNADTDKLEARKKAKNKQLGHEEEYAMGKDCIMHGYMAKLGNPFLTQWQRRYFYLFPNRLEWRGEGESPQSLLTMEEIDSVEETQVKERKCILLRIRGGKQFVLQCDSDPELVQWRKELRDAQRQAQQLLQRVPRMQNKPRSPVVELSKVPFIQRSPNGL; encoded by the exons ATGGCGGACCTGGAGGCGGTGCTGGCGGACGTGAGTTACCTGATGGCCATGGAGAAGAgccgcgccgcgcccgccgcccgcgCCAGCAAGAGGATCGTCCTGCCCGAGCCCAG CATCCGCAGCGTCATGCAGAAGTACCTGGAGGACCGGGGAGAGGTGACGTTTGACAAGATCTTCACGCAGAAGATTG GCTACTTGCTTTTCCGGGATTTTGCCTTCAACCAGGCCGAGGAGGCCAAGCCCCTAATGGAATTTTACGAGGAG ATCAAGAAGTACGAGAAGCTGGACTCGGAGGAGGAGCGAGCTGCCCGCAGCCGCCACATCTTTGACCATTACATCatgaaggagctgctggcctgCTCCCAC CCCTTCTCCAAGAGCGCCACGGAGCATGTCCAGAGCCGCCTGAGCAAGAAGCAGGTGCCCCCAGATCTCTTCCAG CCCTACATTGAGGAGATCTGCCAAAACCTGCGTGGAGGCATCTTCCAGAAATTCATTGAGAG TGACAAGTTCACGCGGTTCTGCCAGTGGAAGAACGTAGAGCTGAACATCCAT CTCACCATGAACGATTTCAGCGTTCACCGAATCATCGGCCGCGGCGGCTTCGGGGAGGTCTACGGCTGCCGGAAAGCAGACACGGGCAAAAT GTATGCCATGAAGTGCTTGGACAAGAAGCGCATCAAGATGAAGCAGGGCGAGACGCTGGCCCTCAACGAGCGCATCATGTTGTCCCTCGTCAGCACTGGG gaCTGCCCGTTCATCGTGTGCATGTCCTACGCCTTCCACACGCCCGACAAGCTCAGCTTCATCCTTGACCTCATGAACG gggGGGACCTGCACTATCACCTGTCCCAGCACGGCGTCTTCTCGGAAGCAGAGATGAGGTTCTATGCGGCCGAGATCATCCTGGGCCTGGAGCACATGCACAGCCGCTTTGTGGTGTATCGTGACCTCAAG CCTGCAAACATCCTCCTGGACGAGTTCGGCCACGTCCGCATCTCCGACTTGGGCTTGGCCTGTGACTTCTCCAAGAAGAAGCCCCACGCCAGCGT gggCACCCACGGGTACATGGCGCCGGAGGTGCTGCAGAAGGGGGTGGCCTACGACAGCAGCGCCGACTGGTTCTCGCTGGGCTGCATGCTCTTCAAGCTGCTCCGGGG GCACAGCCCGTTCCGGCAGCACAAGACGAAGGACAAGCACGAGATTGACCGGATGACCCTCACCATG GCCGTGGAGCTGCCGGACTCTTTCTCCCCGGAGCTGCGTTCCCTGCTCGAGGGGCTGCTGCAGCGGGATGTCAACCGGCGCCTGGGCTGCATGGGGCGAGG gGCGCAGGAGGTGAAGGAAGAGCCCTTCTTCAAGGACCTGGACTGGCAGATGGTGTTCCTGCAGAAG TACCCGCCACCCCTCGTCCCGCCCCGTGGTGAGGTGAACGCGGCCGATGCCTTCGACATCGGCTCCTTTGACGAGGAGGACACCAAGGGTATCAAG ctgctggagagCGACCAGGAGCTGTACCGCAACTTCCCGCTCACCATCTCGGAGCGCTGGCAGCAGGAGGTCACCGAGACTGTCTTCGACACCGTCAACGCCGACACCGACAAGCTGGAGGCTCGCAAAAAGGCCAAGAACAAGCAGCTGGGCCACGAGGAGG AGTACGCCATGGGCAAGGACTGCATCATGCACGGCTACATGGCCAAGCTGGGCAACCCCTTCCTGACACAGTGGCAGCGCCGCTACTTCTACCTCTTCCCCAACCGCCTGGAGTGGCGCGGGGAGGGCGAGTCGCCG CAGTCCCTGCTCACCATGGAGGAGATCGACTCGGTGGAGGAGACGCAGGTGAAGGAGCGCAAGTGCATCCTGCTCCGCATCCGCGGGGGCAAGCAGTTCGTGCTGCAGTGCGAC AGCGACCCCGAGCTGGTGCAGTGGCGGAAGGAGCTGCGGGATGCGCAGCGCCAGgcgcagcagctgctgcagcggGTGCCCCGCATGCAGAACAAACCCCGCTCGCCCGTGGTGGAGCTCAGCAAAGTGCCGTTCATCCAGCGCTCCCCCAATGGGCTCTGA
- the LOC134044773 gene encoding ankyrin repeat domain-containing protein 13D-like produces the protein MARPAETFPLHRLVWHNRHQALDSALRAGTHDVELTDPRGRTPLELAVSLGHLESVRVLLRHNANVGRENANGWTVLQEAVSTGDPEMVQLVLQYRDYQRATRRLAGIPELLSKLRRASDFYVEMKWEFTSWVPLVSKVCPSDVYRVWKRGESLRVDTTLLGFEHMTWQRGRRSYIFKGEDEGAVVMEVDHDKQVVYTETLALALHEPELLLAAMQPTEEHVAGRLTSPIVSTHLDTRNIAFERNKSGIWGWRSEKMEVVSGYEAKVYSASNVELVTKTRTEHLSDQDKSRSKGSKTPFHSFLGIAQQHSTHNGAPVLQAASPTNPTAITPEEYFDPHFDLETRNIGRPIEMSSKVQRFKATLWLCEQHPLSLAEQVTPIIDLMAISNAHFAKLRDFITLKLPPGFPVKIEIPLFHVLNARITFSNLCGCDQPLGSVRICGAEGSLCVAAWPFPCEVEAGVFEVPAGYTVLGAGRSEPLRDEDDDLLQFAIQQSLLDAGTETDQVTIWEALTNTRPGAEPPPYDEDLQLERALQESMLLQAGPSAEPPAAGSPPGAGRGSPPGPPGYGSFAEQLRLAMALSEREQEERERRRQEEDEELQRILHLSLTENFVMVKGAARLLPAEEPPPAEPPPAEPPCQAPGQQEQHLHLMMQLLRPQDAIRLAVRLESVRPRRVRYLLVVRPEEAGAEAETALLGVDFAHEGATRCTLGMVLPLWSDTQVFLDGDGGFSVTSGGQTRIFKPISVQTMWAVLQELHLACEDASRGGHIPGGPALAWARGYAAALGSEQSCLNEWLAMADLESVRPASPTPLRPAMPELSEQAVRALLREVMASADLENVTSKEVREELERRTGHSLAEHKDFIDNEMLLVLAQMDRPSRIFPHLFLGSEWNAANLEELQQNKVTHILNVAREIDNFFPALFTYMNVRVYDEEAAELLPHWNDTFLFLSRVRAAGGRALVHCRMGLSRSAATVLAYAMKEFGWSLERALRHVRHCRPSILPNPGFMRQLDFYQGILSASRHSSLWEPRAAEQASHPKEDTARDTSGLSPLSSPLSSPLSSPQPSEEEAAAGGLLGASRRPRISLCSVMRSISLLETPEPPEMLGEPQARQVFEATEYAEGPSPRSRPSSRPRGVVRQASLDGGPAPLCDHTHSDDHTHAPGHAHTEEPTP, from the exons ATGGCCCGGCCCGCCGAGACCTTCCCGCTGCACCGGCTCGTCTGGCACAACCGGCACCAGGCGCTGGACAGCGCCCTGCGCGCGGGGACG CACGACGTGGAGCTGACAGACCCGCGTGGCCGGACGCCCCTGGAGCTGGCCGTGTCTCTGGGCCACCTGGAGTCGGTGCGGGTGCTGCTGCGGCACAACGCCAACGTGGGCAGGGAGAATGCCAATGGATGGACGG tgctgcaggaggcGGTGAGCACGGGGGACCCCGAGATGGTGCAGCTGGTGCTCCAGTACCGTGACTACCAGCGGGCGACGCGGCGCCTCGCCGGCATCCCTGAGCTGCTCAGCAAACTACGGCGG GCATCCGACTTCTACGTGGAGATGAAGTGGGAGTTCACAAGCTGGG TGCCCCTGGTGTCCAAGGTGTGTCCCAGTGACGTGTACAGAGTGTGGAAGCGTGGGGAGAGCCTGCGGGTGGACACCACCCTGCTGGGCTTCGAGCACATGACGtggcagcgcggccgccgcaGCTACATCTTCAAGGGGGAAG ACGAGGGGGCCGTGGTGATGGAGGTGGACCACGACAAGCAGGTGGTGTACACGGAGACGCTGGCGCTGGCCCTGCACGAGCccgagctgctgctggcagccatGCAGCCCACCGAGGAGCACGTGGCCGGCCGGCTCACCTCTCCCATCGTCTCCACACACCTGGACACCCGGAACATCGCCTTCGAGAG GAACAAGTCTGGGATCTGGGGCTGGCGCTCAGAGAAGATGGAGGTGGTCAGCGGCTACGAGGCCAAG GTATACAGTGCCAGCAACGTGGAGCTGGTCACCAAGACCAGGACGGAGCATCTCTCTGACCAGGACAAGTCACGCAGCAAAG gCTCCAAGACCCCCTTCCACTCCTTCCTGGGCATCGcgcagcagcacagcacccacAACGGG GCACCTGTCCTGCAGGCTGCCAGCCCCACCAACCCCACAGCCATCACCCCAGAGGAGTATTTCGACCCCCACTTCGACCTGGAGACCCGCAACATCGGGCGCCCCATCGAGATGTCCAGCAAGGTGCAGAG GTTCAAGGCGACGCTGTGGCTGTGCGAGCAGCACCCACTGTCGCTGGCGGAGCAGGTGACACCCATCATCGACCTCATGGCCATCTCCAATGCCCACTTCGCCAAACTACGCGACTTCATCACCCTCAAGCTGCCCCCTGGCTTCCCCGTCAAGATTG AGATCCCCCTGTTCCACGTGCTCAACGCCCGCATCACCTTCAGCAACCTGTGCGGGTGTGACCAGCCCCTGGGCTCCGTGCGGATCTGT GGTGCTGAGGGCTCCCTGTGTGTGGCAGCATGGCCGTTCCCGTGCGAGGTGGAGGCGGGCGTGTTCGAGGTGCCGGCGGGGTACACGGTGCTGGGCGCGGGGCGCAGCGAGCCCCTGCGGGACGAGGACGACGACCTGCTGCAGTTCGCcatccagcagagcctgctggATGCCGGCACTGAGACCGACCAG GTGACCATCTGGGAGGCGCTGACCAACACCCGCCCTGGCGCAGAGCCACCGCCCTATGATGAGGACCTGCAGCTGGAAAG ggccCTGCAGGAGAGCATGCTGCTGCAGGCCGGGCCCAGCGCAGAGCCCCCGGCCGCTGGGAGCCCCCCCGGAGCGGGCAGGGGGAGCCCCCCGGGCCCCCCTGGGTACGGCAGCTTCGCGGAGCAGCTGCGCCTGGCCATGGCGCTGTCGGAGCGGGAGCAGGAGGAGCGGGAACGGCGGCggcaggaggaggatgaggagctcCAGCGCATCCTGCACCTCTCCCTCACCGAGAA CTTTGTCATGGTCAAGGGGGCTGCACGGCTGCTGCCCGCGGAGGAGCCACCCCCAGCCGAGCCCCCCCCGGCCGAGCCCCCCTGCCAGgccccaggacagcaggagcagcacctgcacCTCATGATGCAACTGCTGCGCCCCCAGGACGCCATTCGGCTG GCAGTGCGGCTGGAGTCGGTGCGGCCGCGGCGGGTGCGGTATCTGCTGGTGGTGCGGCCGGAGGAGGCAGGAGCCGAGGCAGAGACGGCGCTGCTGGGAGTGGATTTTGCCCACGAGGG GGCCACCCGCTGCACCCTGGGCATGGTGCTGCCCCTCTGGAGCGACACCCAGGTGTTCCTCGACGGTGACGG GGGTTTCAGCGTGACATCAGGGGGACAGACACGCATCTTCAAGCCCATCTCTGTGCAGACCATGTG GGccgtgctgcaggagctgcacctcGCCTGCGAGGACGCGTCCCGCGGCGGGCACATCCCCGGTGGCCCCGCGCTGGCCTGGGCCCGTGGCTACGCGGCGGCACTGGGCTCGGAGCAGAGCTGCCTCAATGAGTGGCTGGCCATGGCCGACCTCGAGTCCGTGCGCCCCGCCTCGCCCACACCTCTGCG GCCAGCGATGCCGGAGTTGTCGGAGCAGGCGGTGCGGGCGCTGCTACGGGAGGTGATGGCCTCCGCCGACCTGGAGAATGTCACATCCAAAGAG GTGCGGGAGGAGCTGGAGCGGCgcacagggcacagcctggccGAGCACAAGGATTTCATTGACAACGagatgctgctggtgctggcGCAGATGGATCGGCCTTCCCGTATCTTCCCGCACCTCTTCCTG GGCTCCGAGTGGAACGCAGCCaacctggaggagctgcagcagaataA GGTCACCCACATCTTGAACGTGGCGCGGGAGATTGACAACTTCTTCCCGGCGCTGTTCACATACATGAACGTGCGGGTGTACGATGAGGAGGCGGCCGAGCTCCTGCCCCACTGGAACGacaccttcctcttcctctcccgTGTCCG ggcagcaggaggcCGGGCGCTGGTGCACTGCCGGATGGGGCTGAGCCGCTCGGCCGCCACAGTGCTGGCTTACGCCATGAAGGAGTTCGGATGGTCCCTGGAGCGGGCGCTGCGGCACGTCCGGCACTGCCGGCCCAGCATCCTGCCCAACCCCGGCTTCATGCGCCAGCTCGACTTCTACCAGGGCATCCTGAGTGCCAG CCGGCACAGCAGCCTGTGGGAGCCCCGGGCGGCCGAGCAGGCTTCACACCCCAAGGAGGACACGGCGAGGGACACGAGTGGCCTGTCCCCGCTGTCCTCCCCGCTGTCCTCCCCGCTGTCATCCCCACAGCCCTCcgaggaggaggcagctgctgggggTCTGCTGGGGGCCTCCCGGCGCCCCCGCATCTCCCTGTGCTCTGTCATGCGGAGCATCAGCCTGCTGGAGACCCCTGAGCCCCCGGAGATGCTGGGGGAGCCCCAGGCCAGGCAG GTGTTTGAGGCCACGGAGTATGCAGAGGGTCCCTCCCCGAGGTCACGACCCTCGTCCCGGCCGCGCGGGGTGGTGCGCCAGGCCAGCCTGGATGGTGGCCCCGCCCCGTTGTGTGACCACACCCATAGTGATGACCACACCCATGCACCTGGCCACGCTCACACTGAGGAACCCACTCCTTAA
- the POLD4 gene encoding DNA polymerase delta subunit 4 codes for MSRRAMEQPRRITDSFPRRRRRGPGRPPGRLKDKNKKDKDKVQVKVRECPRTPSQRPPDPALLEMLRRFDLSWEYGPCTGITRLQRWERAQELGLSPPGSIRDALLEHKDNPDVTYSLWHEYEL; via the exons ATGTCGCGCAGGGCCATGGAGCAGCCCCGGCGCATCACCGACTCCTTCccacggcggcggcggcggggcccggggcgGCCCCCGGGCAGGCTTAAGGACAAGAACaagaaggacaaggacaaggtgCAGGTAAAGGTGCGGGAATGTCCCCGCACCCCCTCGCAGCGCCCCCCGGACCCGGCGCTCCTGGAGATGTTGCGGCGCTTCGACCTCTCCTGGGAATACGGACCCTGCACCG GGATCACCCGCCTGCAGCGCTGGGAGAGGGCAcaagagctggggctgagcccccccGGCTCCATCCGTGACGCCCTGTTGGAGCACAAGGATAACCCCGATGTCACCTACAG CCTCTGGCACGAGTACGAGCTCTGA
- the LOC134044779 gene encoding glycine N-acyltransferase-like protein 3 encodes MKILTCPAQLQRLEGILRKSLPLALPVFGAVLNINRGNPGQYEVLVDKWPEFGAVLARPSGEVPVNDGYWNTQAAFYRDLGAYRALLENPESLPWDAAFTLIGLQDGVTTVSQDLAGRKGVELDIVEYYSYWHPDPSTMPDPRLAPGVRLGSLSPSHVDLLNDTWPYGGNARSRRYLAELLGRFPQVCLQDSSGQPVAWVLTDHFGTGTHSYTLPEHRRHGHMQVALTVAAQRAHALGFPTFGHTALGNRPMQQLQELLGHQRLPGICSYILHNPGLDRDGP; translated from the exons ATGAAGATCCTGAcgtgcccagcccagctgcagcgCCTGGAGGGGATCCTGAGGAAGAGCCTGCCCCTCGCCCTGCCG GTTTTTGGGGCAGTGCTGAACATCAACCGGGGCAACCCTGGCCAGTATGAGGTGCTGGTGGACAAGTGGCCTGAATTCGGCGCCGTGCTGGCCCGGCCCAGTGGAGAG GTGCCGGTGAACGATGGCTACTGGAACACGCAGGCAGCGTTTTACCGGGACCTGGGGGCTTACCGGGCACTGCTGGAGAACCCTGAATCCCTGCCTTGGGATGCCGCCTTCACCCTCATCG GGCTACAGGACGGGGTGACCACAGTGTCCCAGGACCTAGCAGGGAGGAAGGGTGTGGAGCTGGACATTGTCGAGTACTACTCCTACTGGCACCCTGACCCCAGCACCATGCCCGATCCCCG GCTGGCCCCCGGGGTGCGCTTGGGCTCCCTGAGCCCTTCGCACGTGGACCTGCTCAACGACACGTGGCCCTACGGGGGGAACGCCCGCAGCCGGCGGTACCTGGCTGAGCTTTTGGGGCGCTTTCCGCAAGTCTGCCTGCAGGACAGCAGCGGGCAGCCCGTGGCCTGGGTGCTGACGGATCATTTTGGGACGGGCACACACAGCTACACCTTGCCCGAGCACCGGCGGCATGGCCACATGCAGGTGGCACTGACGGTGGCGGCTCAGCGGGCACACGCCCTCGGGTTCCCCACGTTTGGGCACACGGCGCTGGGGAACCGGCccatgcagcagctgcaggagctgctgggacacCAGCGCCTGCCCGGGATATGCAGCTACATCCTGCACAATCCTGGCCTGGACAGGGATGGGCCCTGA
- the LOC134044891 gene encoding glycine N-acyltransferase-like protein 3 codes for MLILRCPAQLQLLEETLRKSLPTTLPVLGTVMTVARGNPASHEVLVDSWPHFGIVLTRLCPEDHRDPRDYYTNQLSVFYRDKGALQALLEGTEAVTRGRAFQILGLQDGLDEAVQEVANARGLKVETIRYWALMSPDPPQPRSQKPPGLRLAPVSPSHIPLLNATWALGGNARSQAFLLGLVRTLPSACLLDPRGRPVSWSLLDGQGCLRHGYTVPAWRGRGLTGVTVAVLGRDLHARGFPVYGAVRPNNTASLRALQAVGFVLQPGTFYMILGTPK; via the exons ATGCTGATCCTGaggtgcccagcccagctgcagctcctggaggagaCCCTGCGGAAGAGCCTGCCCACCACCCTGCCG GTCCTGGGGACTGTGATGACAGTGGCCAGGGGGAACCCGGCCTCCCATGAGGTTCTGGTGGACTCCTGGCCCCATTTCGGCATTGTCCTGACCCGCCTGTGCCCAGAG GACCACAGGGACCCCAGGGACTACTACACCAACCAGCTATCTGTGTTCTACCGGGACAAGGGAGCCCTGCAAGCACTGCTGGAGGGCACTGAGGCAGTGACCAGGGGAAGAGCATTCCAGATTCTGG GGTTGCAGGATGGGCTGGACGAGGCTGTGCAGGAGGTGGCCAATGCCAGGGGGCTGAAGGTGGAGACGATCCGGTACTGGGCACTGATGAGCCCTGaccccccccagccccgcagcCA GAAGCCCCCTGGCCTGCGCCTGGCGCCCGTGTCCCCATCCCACATCCCTCTGCTCAACGCCACGTGGGCCCTGGGGGGCAATGCCCGCAGCCAGGCATTCCTGCTGGGGCTGGTACGGACGCTGCCCTCCGCCTGCCTGCTGGACCCACGTGGCCGCCCGGTGTCCTGGAGTCTGCTGGACGGACAGGGCTGCCTGCGCCACGGCTACACGGTGCCTGCCTGGCGCGGCCGCGGCCTCACTGGGGTCACGGTGGCCGTGCTGGGCCGGGACCTGCATGCCCGTGGATTCCCAGTCTACGGAGCCGTGCGGCCCAACAACACGGCCTCGCTGCGTGCCCTGCAAGCCGTCGGCTTTGTGCTCCAGCCCGGAACCTTCTACATGATCCTGGGCACCCCAAAGTAG